In Streptomyces durocortorensis, a genomic segment contains:
- a CDS encoding phytoene desaturase family protein encodes MTTERSGPRRPRETMIIIGGGLGGLSTGVYAQLNGYRSHILEMHEIPGGCCTAWERGGFTLDACVSWLLGSGPGNEMHQIWLELGALQGKEIRHFDVFNIVRGRDGRAVHFYSDPDRLEAHLIALSPADARLVRKFCAQLRIFRRALAVYPFLKPVGLMGRVERWRMLASFVPYFNAVRTTITVLMSDFSARFKDPLLREAFNFVLYEKHPAFPVLPFHFQLASHANLSAGVPEGGSLGLARSIEARYRRLGGEISYNTKVDTVIVEDDRAVGVRLSDGSELRADIVVSACDGYTTTMKFLKGAYLGEDYRKLYTRTIHEPGMIFPGYFTLFLGLSRPFPEGDPCTTYLLDEDTAAELTGIRHPSINVQFRSRHYPELSPDGTTVVYATYFCDIAPWRALDEGPEQITRSRGGQELHTLPVRHGRGYYAAKRRAREALVGFLEQRFPGLRDAIVVRDVSSPLTQVRYTGNHDGTVLGWQPFVESGERLEELVKKHGPGLPGLRDFYQSGVWATTGGLIRAAAAGRHVMQFVCRDDGKPFTASVDRSAPPPTHRVIPVPVRPAAHPSAQPERTP; translated from the coding sequence ATGACCACCGAGCGCAGCGGCCCCCGACGCCCGCGGGAGACGATGATCATCATCGGTGGGGGCCTGGGCGGTCTGTCCACCGGCGTCTACGCGCAGCTGAACGGCTACCGCAGCCACATCCTGGAGATGCACGAGATCCCCGGTGGTTGCTGCACCGCCTGGGAACGCGGCGGCTTCACCCTGGACGCCTGCGTCAGCTGGCTCCTCGGCAGCGGCCCCGGCAACGAGATGCACCAGATCTGGCTGGAGCTGGGAGCGCTCCAGGGCAAGGAGATCCGCCACTTCGACGTGTTCAACATCGTGCGCGGGCGGGACGGCAGGGCCGTCCACTTCTACTCCGACCCGGACCGCCTCGAAGCCCACCTCATCGCACTGTCACCCGCCGACGCCCGGCTCGTACGGAAGTTCTGCGCCCAACTACGCATCTTCCGCCGCGCCTTGGCGGTCTACCCGTTCCTCAAGCCCGTCGGTCTCATGGGCCGTGTGGAGCGCTGGCGGATGCTCGCCTCGTTCGTCCCCTACTTCAACGCCGTCCGCACCACGATCACCGTCCTGATGAGCGACTTCTCGGCGAGGTTCAAGGACCCGCTCCTGCGTGAGGCGTTCAACTTCGTCCTGTACGAGAAGCACCCGGCCTTCCCCGTCCTGCCGTTCCACTTCCAGCTCGCCTCGCACGCCAACCTCTCCGCGGGCGTACCCGAAGGCGGCTCCCTCGGCCTGGCCCGGTCGATCGAGGCCCGCTACCGCCGGCTCGGCGGCGAGATCTCGTACAACACGAAAGTCGACACGGTGATCGTGGAGGACGACCGCGCGGTGGGCGTCCGGCTCAGCGACGGCAGCGAACTGCGCGCAGACATCGTCGTATCGGCGTGCGACGGCTACACCACGACGATGAAGTTCCTGAAGGGCGCATACCTCGGAGAGGACTACCGCAAGCTCTACACCCGCACCATCCACGAACCCGGCATGATCTTCCCCGGCTACTTCACCCTCTTCCTCGGCCTCTCCCGGCCCTTCCCCGAAGGGGACCCCTGCACCACCTACCTCCTCGACGAGGACACCGCCGCCGAGCTCACCGGAATCCGCCACCCCAGCATCAACGTCCAGTTCCGCAGCCGCCATTACCCCGAGCTGTCCCCGGACGGCACCACCGTCGTCTACGCCACGTACTTCTGCGACATCGCCCCCTGGCGGGCCCTGGACGAGGGCCCCGAGCAGATCACCCGCAGCCGCGGCGGCCAGGAGCTGCACACCCTTCCCGTACGGCACGGGCGCGGCTACTACGCGGCGAAGCGGCGGGCCCGCGAAGCGCTCGTCGGCTTCCTGGAACAGCGCTTCCCCGGCCTGCGGGACGCCATCGTCGTCCGCGACGTCTCCAGCCCCCTCACCCAGGTCCGCTACACCGGCAACCACGACGGGACCGTCCTCGGCTGGCAGCCGTTCGTCGAGAGCGGCGAGAGGCTCGAAGAGCTGGTCAAGAAGCACGGCCCCGGCCTCCCCGGCCTGCGCGACTTCTACCAGTCCGGCGTCTGGGCCACCACCGGCGGGCTCATCCGGGCCGCGGCCGCCGGACGCCACGTCATGCAGTTCGTCTGCCGCGACGACGGAAAACCCTTCACCGCGTCGGTCGACCGCTCCGCGCCACCTCCGACCCACCGCGTCATCCCCGTGCCCGTACGCCCCGCCGCGCACCCCTCCGCGCAGCCGGAAAGGACGCCATGA
- a CDS encoding MDR family NADP-dependent oxidoreductase: MKIAKWVVREHVEGVPDVDRVYEKVVEDVEVTLAPDEMLLRTLYVSVDPYLQGIALDTPIGHHMGADSIMEVVAAGPRAGHRVGDLVQGFGGWRTHVVGTGAPEPWQTGTFPMVFPAYRRLDPGWYDDALPLPTALGAMGGPGMTAWGTLSKYMTVNPGDTFVVSGASGAVGALAGQLAVLAGARVIGTTSSPQKADYLTGLGFDAVVVYRHGDRADAVREALTRAAPDGVDRYFDNLGGTVTDAVFPMLNVGAQVAVCWQWATQVGQEDTGPRLLPYLMFPRATVRGIFSPEWFTEQNWKDLHAELGSRVRRGEVVCDHTLHHGFDNIPTAYGSLYGDREANRGKVLVAL, translated from the coding sequence ATGAAGATCGCGAAATGGGTGGTCCGCGAGCACGTCGAGGGCGTGCCCGACGTGGACCGCGTCTACGAGAAGGTCGTCGAGGACGTCGAAGTGACCCTGGCCCCCGACGAGATGCTCCTGCGCACGCTGTACGTCTCGGTCGACCCCTACCTCCAGGGCATCGCCCTCGACACCCCGATCGGCCACCACATGGGCGCCGACTCGATCATGGAGGTGGTGGCGGCCGGGCCGCGCGCCGGCCACCGCGTCGGCGACCTCGTCCAGGGCTTCGGCGGCTGGCGCACCCACGTGGTCGGCACCGGAGCGCCCGAGCCCTGGCAGACCGGGACGTTCCCCATGGTCTTCCCGGCGTACCGCAGGCTCGACCCCGGGTGGTACGACGACGCCCTGCCGCTGCCGACCGCCCTCGGCGCGATGGGCGGGCCCGGCATGACCGCCTGGGGGACCCTCTCCAAGTACATGACGGTCAACCCCGGCGACACGTTCGTCGTCAGCGGCGCCTCCGGAGCGGTCGGGGCCCTGGCGGGCCAGCTGGCGGTGCTCGCGGGCGCCCGGGTCATCGGCACCACCTCGTCCCCGCAGAAGGCGGACTACCTCACCGGGCTCGGATTCGACGCGGTCGTCGTCTACCGCCACGGAGACCGGGCCGACGCCGTCCGCGAGGCGCTCACCCGGGCCGCCCCCGACGGTGTCGACCGCTACTTCGACAACCTCGGCGGCACCGTCACCGACGCGGTGTTCCCCATGCTCAACGTCGGCGCCCAGGTGGCGGTCTGCTGGCAGTGGGCCACCCAGGTCGGCCAGGAGGACACCGGTCCCCGGCTGCTGCCGTACCTGATGTTCCCGCGCGCCACCGTCCGCGGGATCTTCTCCCCGGAATGGTTCACCGAACAGAACTGGAAGGACCTCCACGCCGAGCTGGGCAGCCGGGTCCGACGCGGCGAGGTCGTCTGCGACCACACCCTGCACCACGGATTCGACAACATCCCCACCGCCTACGGGAGCCTCTACGGCGACCGGGAGGCCAACCGCGGCAAGGTCCTCGTCGCACTCTGA
- a CDS encoding cytochrome P450 produces MTAPEHPHSSPVPLHRLPFGEPGPPRPAELPGGVPAWLVSRYADVRQVLCDPRFGRARLYAPDAPALSGVPDLVNDPDLMFNQDGPDHLRLRRTLRRAFTPRAVARWRPWIAAIVDELLDRLAEQRQPADLVAEFTLPLPVAVISRLMGLDASARSRMRHWSDHAFSDGTHAGEQVESVLKEFAAFGADLLAERRGTPGDDLISSIVRAADEEGGIPEGQLTSLVCGLVVGGHDSTMTMLGNALLCLLGEHPDAWPRLAADEEAAGRAADRIVHLIPLGDDRGSARHASADVEVGGVPIPAGAIVLADCGMANRDPAVFPRTTLHDLFSPLEAPTLSFGAGPHYCLGAWLARTELQLALHRLAVRFPALRLAEPPDAVTWRTGTTSRSPQRLRVEW; encoded by the coding sequence TTGACCGCCCCGGAACACCCGCACTCCTCCCCTGTACCGCTGCACCGCCTGCCCTTCGGCGAACCCGGGCCGCCCCGCCCGGCCGAGCTGCCGGGCGGCGTTCCCGCCTGGCTGGTCAGCCGGTACGCCGACGTCCGCCAGGTGCTCTGCGACCCGCGCTTCGGCCGGGCCCGGCTCTACGCCCCCGACGCGCCCGCCCTCTCAGGCGTACCCGACCTGGTGAACGACCCCGACCTGATGTTCAACCAGGACGGCCCCGACCACCTGCGGCTGCGCCGGACACTGCGCCGCGCCTTCACCCCGAGGGCCGTCGCCCGCTGGCGGCCCTGGATCGCCGCCATCGTCGACGAACTCCTGGACCGGCTGGCGGAGCAGAGGCAACCGGCCGACCTCGTCGCGGAGTTCACGCTCCCGCTGCCGGTCGCGGTCATCAGCAGGCTGATGGGGCTCGACGCCTCCGCCCGGAGCCGGATGCGGCACTGGAGCGATCACGCCTTCTCCGACGGCACCCACGCCGGTGAACAAGTGGAGAGCGTCCTCAAGGAGTTCGCCGCGTTCGGTGCGGACCTTCTCGCCGAACGCCGCGGGACGCCCGGTGACGACCTGATCAGCAGCATCGTCCGCGCCGCCGACGAGGAAGGGGGCATCCCCGAGGGCCAGTTGACCAGCCTGGTGTGCGGTCTGGTCGTCGGGGGCCATGACAGCACGATGACCATGCTCGGCAACGCGCTGCTCTGCCTCCTGGGTGAACACCCGGATGCCTGGCCTCGCCTGGCCGCCGACGAGGAGGCCGCCGGACGCGCGGCCGACCGCATCGTCCACCTGATCCCGCTGGGCGACGACCGGGGCAGCGCCCGCCACGCCTCGGCCGACGTGGAGGTCGGCGGGGTGCCCATCCCGGCGGGCGCGATCGTCCTGGCCGACTGCGGGATGGCCAACCGCGACCCGGCCGTCTTCCCGCGCACCACCCTCCACGACCTGTTCTCCCCCCTGGAGGCCCCCACCCTTTCCTTCGGCGCGGGCCCCCACTACTGCCTCGGCGCCTGGCTGGCCCGTACGGAGCTCCAGCTCGCCCTGCACCGCCTGGCCGTCCGCTTCCCGGCGCTGCGCCTGGCGGAACCCCCGGACGCGGTCACCTGGCGGACCGGGACGACGTCCCGCAGCCCGCAGCGACTCCGGGTGGAGTGGTAG
- a CDS encoding penicillin acylase family protein encodes MARRSWRARLPIAVMAALAVMSTSAAAGAPGTGAPDHAQGPDTATIRYTEYGIPHITASDWEGLGTGYGYASAKDNVCTLADTYLMVNAQRSRYLGPDGKTSPGERQNTTTNLNSDLYFQRIKDDRVVERLLGKPAPDGPEPEVKEAIRGYVQGYNRYLSETGVDNISDPACRGADWVRPITELDVYRHAHAEIIMGSADPLLDGQVNAAPPGASAAAPATSLAERSAKAAKAAKAVKPEETARKIRDAMAQSRQHSMGSNALAVGSQGVSGGTSMLLANPHFPWQGKNRMWQSQLTIPGKINVSGASLLGFPAVNIGHNNDVAWSHTVATVAPFGLFDVQVDPLNPTKYLVDGAWEQMTSQRVAVDVRKPDGSLTKVTRTLWSTRYGPITTSIQTIPLPWVVSAHAVRDVNMHNLRALNTWFRLDQAKDVHDVVSILEATQGVPFFNTVASDRKGNALYADIQATPNITDAHAESCLTLTGRLLFHQQVPQSNAPPISILDGKRSACDWPDDPNAAAPGLLDPKAQPRLIRSDYVGNANDSPWLANPEQPLTFPRVMGDSAAPRSLRTQELILTARHRINGTDGLPGKGFTPQTMGQLLFADNSRAADLALNATVKACQDVPFGLVLVDGNLVDVREACPVLAAWKDHAYTNDSRGSWLFANYWAFLLNGQGVEKLPWRVPFDPKDPVHTPNSLDSGNSRVRDALARAILALRKANIPLNAPLSDIQKVTRGAEQIPIHGSLHELGVLNVMTPGQVDGKFDITFGSSFIQQVRFTADGPPEAYSVMAYSQSADPSSPHYADQTRLFSAGQWVTGRFTEEQIAASPELKVEVLDLSVSR; translated from the coding sequence ATGGCGCGCAGGAGTTGGAGAGCGAGGCTGCCGATCGCGGTCATGGCCGCACTGGCGGTGATGAGCACATCGGCGGCCGCCGGGGCGCCGGGCACCGGTGCACCCGACCATGCACAGGGTCCGGATACGGCGACGATCCGCTACACCGAGTACGGAATCCCGCACATCACCGCCTCCGACTGGGAGGGGCTGGGTACGGGCTACGGATACGCCTCGGCCAAGGACAACGTCTGCACCCTGGCCGACACCTATCTGATGGTGAACGCCCAGAGGTCCCGCTATCTGGGGCCCGACGGGAAGACCAGCCCCGGCGAACGCCAGAACACCACGACCAACCTCAACAGCGACCTGTACTTCCAGCGGATCAAGGACGACCGGGTGGTCGAGCGGCTGCTCGGCAAGCCCGCCCCCGACGGGCCGGAGCCGGAGGTCAAGGAGGCCATCCGCGGCTATGTCCAGGGCTACAACCGGTACCTGTCCGAGACCGGCGTGGACAACATCTCCGACCCGGCCTGCCGCGGGGCGGACTGGGTCCGGCCGATCACGGAACTGGACGTCTACCGGCACGCCCACGCCGAGATCATCATGGGCAGCGCCGACCCCCTGCTGGACGGCCAGGTCAACGCCGCACCTCCGGGAGCATCCGCCGCCGCACCGGCCACGTCCTTGGCCGAGAGGTCGGCCAAGGCTGCCAAGGCCGCGAAGGCAGTGAAGCCCGAGGAGACCGCGCGGAAGATCCGGGACGCGATGGCGCAGAGCCGTCAGCACAGCATGGGCAGCAACGCGCTGGCGGTCGGCTCGCAGGGCGTGTCCGGCGGCACCAGCATGCTCCTGGCCAACCCGCACTTCCCGTGGCAGGGCAAGAACCGGATGTGGCAGAGCCAGCTGACGATCCCGGGGAAGATCAACGTCTCCGGGGCCAGCCTGCTCGGCTTCCCCGCCGTGAACATCGGCCACAACAACGATGTGGCCTGGAGCCACACGGTCGCCACCGTCGCTCCCTTCGGTCTCTTCGACGTGCAGGTCGATCCGCTGAACCCGACCAAGTACCTGGTCGACGGCGCCTGGGAGCAGATGACCTCGCAGCGGGTCGCCGTCGACGTACGGAAACCGGACGGCTCCCTCACCAAGGTCACCCGCACGCTGTGGTCCACCCGCTACGGCCCGATCACCACGTCGATACAGACCATCCCGCTGCCGTGGGTGGTCAGCGCGCACGCGGTACGCGATGTGAACATGCACAACCTGCGGGCGCTGAACACCTGGTTCCGCCTCGACCAGGCCAAGGACGTCCACGACGTGGTGTCGATCCTGGAGGCCACACAAGGGGTTCCCTTCTTCAACACCGTGGCCTCCGACCGCAAGGGCAACGCCCTGTACGCGGACATCCAGGCCACCCCGAACATCACCGACGCACACGCCGAGTCGTGTCTCACCCTGACCGGCCGACTGCTCTTCCACCAGCAGGTCCCGCAGTCGAACGCGCCGCCGATCTCCATCCTCGACGGCAAACGCAGCGCGTGCGACTGGCCCGACGACCCGAACGCGGCCGCGCCCGGGCTGCTGGACCCGAAGGCGCAGCCCCGCCTGATCCGCTCCGACTACGTGGGCAACGCCAACGACAGCCCCTGGCTGGCCAACCCCGAACAACCGCTGACCTTCCCCCGGGTCATGGGCGACTCCGCGGCTCCCCGCTCGCTGCGCACCCAGGAGCTGATCCTCACCGCCCGGCACCGGATCAACGGCACCGACGGCCTGCCGGGCAAGGGCTTCACCCCGCAGACCATGGGGCAGTTGCTGTTCGCCGACAACAGCCGCGCCGCCGACCTGGCCCTCAATGCCACGGTGAAGGCCTGCCAGGACGTTCCTTTCGGCCTCGTGCTGGTGGACGGCAACCTGGTCGACGTCAGAGAGGCGTGCCCGGTCCTGGCCGCCTGGAAGGACCACGCCTACACGAACGACAGCCGGGGATCGTGGCTGTTCGCGAACTACTGGGCCTTCCTGCTCAACGGACAGGGGGTCGAGAAGCTGCCCTGGCGGGTGCCCTTCGACCCCAAGGACCCGGTGCACACACCCAATTCGCTGGACTCCGGAAACTCCCGCGTCCGCGACGCGCTCGCCCGGGCGATTCTCGCCCTGCGCAAGGCGAACATCCCACTGAACGCACCGCTTTCGGACATCCAGAAGGTCACCCGGGGCGCCGAGCAGATCCCGATCCACGGCTCGCTCCACGAACTGGGCGTACTGAACGTGATGACACCCGGCCAGGTCGACGGAAAGTTCGACATCACCTTCGGGTCCAGCTTCATCCAGCAGGTGCGGTTCACCGCCGACGGGCCTCCGGAGGCGTACTCCGTCATGGCCTACTCGCAGTCGGCCGACCCGAGCTCACCGCACTACGCCGACCAGACGAGGCTGTTCTCGGCAGGCCAGTGGGTGACCGGGCGGTTCACCGAGGAACAGATCGCGGCCTCACCGGAACTGAAGGTCGAGGTCCTGGACCTCAGCGTCTCCCGCTAG